A region of Haliotis asinina isolate JCU_RB_2024 chromosome 9, JCU_Hal_asi_v2, whole genome shotgun sequence DNA encodes the following proteins:
- the LOC137296219 gene encoding uncharacterized protein, translating into MWWLRAVSCLLLSIISARGVASECTMADEECEFFLTVDQRMTMIKGSEAVFPEGGKLYKYNVVNTSAAAPESPLGVIQADGYETQRVVTVANGTMPGPAIEVYEGQTVVVHVKNHLHNEALSIHWHGLHQQGTPHMDGVAFITQCPILPGQSFTYKFKAKPKGTFWYHSHLGNQRTMGLHGALIIREKKPLPMEEMIMVLQDWNHEDSMTVLLKMMYGSFENRQKVPTTDSLDGSHFSRYAMLSGLINGKGRLYDKDGKHNGAPLTTFDVKPNMQYRFRVIAAGNLYPFRVSVHGHEMTVVASDGYDLRPEIAESFVINPGERIDFIINTTNTVDNYWIIAQTLEEGVDHKAEAILRYEGASETEPTSFRRTCSASNPCRVINCPFTYYPLPHTECLRFDQLKSLADDPAPPVIAGKFKEHFFNYAFPGLTVYPGQVNGRAFTMPTVSALTQPDEISTTCDKADCGDEKTCHCTYKVDLTYGDTVQMVLLNMGNGKGWSHPVHLHGHSFYVLKMGYAQYNTSTGKIIGDNMDIDCHNISHNFCNSATWANASWIGDNIPGLELKNPPRKDTIIVPTGGYAVVRIRADNPGLWFMHCHIELHSADGMAMMINEAQDMHPAPPDDFPKCGNFGPKITYNKHNKQDETEKVNKGENKMMVRHDVFWTVVGCLIGICALQFLILLCMCCRRCEGSGREKYSMESTYNPNPQENKGFQKY; encoded by the exons ATGTGGTGGCTCCGAGCAGTGTCATGCCTTCTCCTGTCAATCATCTCAGCGAGGGGCGTGGCCTCAGAATGTACTATGGCAGATGAAGAGTGCGAGTTCTTTCTAACCGTTGACCAACGTATGACAATGATAAAGGGCTCGGAGGCCGTGTTCCCCGAGGGAGGGAAGCTGTACAAGTACAACGTCGTCAATACATCAGCTGCTGCACCAGAATCACCACTTGGGGTCATCCAGGCCGACGGCTACGAAACACAGCGAGTTGTCACGGTGGCCAATGGTACCATGCCCGGACCTGCTATCGAGGTATATGAAGGACAAACTGTTGTCGTCCATGTCAAGAATCACCTCCACAACGAGGCATTATCAATCCACTGGCACGGTCTTCACCAACAAGGTACACCACATATGGACGGTGTGGCCTTCATAACTCAGTGCCCTATACTTCCGGGTCAGTCGTTCACCTACAAGTTCAAGGCCAAACCCAAGGGCACGTTCTGGTATCATTCACACTTAGGAAACCAGCGGACCATGGGCCTTCATGGTGCACTGATCATCAGGGAGAAGAAACCACTGCCAATGGAGGAAATGATAATGGTGCTTCAAGACTGGAACCACGAAGATTCGATGACAGTCCTTCTGAAAATGATGTACGGGTCATTTGAAAACAGACAAAAGGTTCCAACAACGGATTCTCTCGACGGCTCACATTTTAGCCGATATGCAATGTTGAGCGGGTTGATTAATGGAAAGGGTCGACTCTATGACAAAGACGGAAAGCATAATGGTGCCCCGCTCACTACCTTCGATGTAAAACCAAACATGCAGTACAGGTTCCGGGTGATCGCCGCTGGAAACCTCTACCCGTTCCGGGTGTCCGTGCACGGTCATGAAATGACAGTCGTAGCGTCTGACGGGTATGACCTCCGTCCTGAAATCGCTGAGTCCTTCGTCATCAACCCCGGCGAGAGGATCGACTTCATCATCAACACCACCAACACTGTGGACAACTACTGGATTATAGCGCAGACTCTCGAGGAAGGCGTGGACCACAAAGCCGAAGCTATTCTCAGATACGAAGGCGCTTCTGAAACAGAACCAACTAGTTTCAGAAGGACATGCTCGGCTTCCAATCCGTGTCGTGTCATTAACTGCCCTTTCACATACTACCCCCTACCACACACAGAGTGCCTCCGGTTTGATCAGCTTAAATCTTTAGCAGATGATCCCGCTCCACCAGTAATAGCTGGGAAGTTTAAGGAACATTTCTTCAACTACGCCTTCCCTGGTCTGACAGTGTATCCTGGTCAGGTCAACGGCCGGGCGTTCACAATGCCAACTGTTTCTGCTCTAACCCAGCCAGATGAGATAAGTACAACCTGTGACAAAGCGGACTGTGGCGACGAAAAGACATGCCACTGCACCTACAAGGTGGATCTGACATATGGGGATACTGTTCAGATGGTCCTCCTCAACATGGGCAACGGGAAGGGTTGGTCTCATCCAGTTCATCTTCATGGACATTCCTTCTACGTGTTAAAGATGGGCTATGCGCAATACAACACCTCCACTGGGAAGATCATAGGCGATAACATGGATATTGATTGTCACaacatcagccacaacttctGCAATTCGGCAACGTGGGCAAACGCGTCGTGGATAGGGGATAACATACCAGGTCTGGAGCTAAAGAATCCCCCGCGGAAGGATACAATTATTGTTCCAACTGGTGGTTATGCGGTTGTGAGAATCCGCGCTGACAACCCTGGCTTGTGGTTCATGCATTGTCACATTGAGTTGCACAGTGCTGACGGAATGGCGATGATGATCAATGAAGCTCAGGACATGCATCCTGCTCCGCCGGATGACTTCCCCAAATGCGGGAATTTCGGCCCTAAAATTACgtacaacaaacacaataaacaagacGAAACAGAGAAAGTAAACAAGGGAGAAaataaaa TGATGGTTCGGCATGACGTGTTCTGGACCGTGGTCGGTTGTCTGATCGGGATCTGCGCCCTCCAGTTCCTCATCTTGCTGTGTATGTGCTGTCGGCGATGTGAGGGGTCTGGGCGGGAGAAATACTCCATGGAATCAACATATAACCCAAACCCACAGGAAAACAAAGGATTCCAAAAGTATTAG